A window of Phaseolus vulgaris cultivar G19833 chromosome 4, P. vulgaris v2.0, whole genome shotgun sequence genomic DNA:
CACCTATTGGTTGAACATCCAGACTTTACTTTTGTAGCTgatgtggaatatgaatggctccctCCATTTTTCTCTCACTGTAAGATGATTAGGCATGAGCTTTCTCAATGTCGCGTGATTCATGATCTGGGTCGTGTTCCTGCACCTTAACATAAACCTTCTCAGAAGACAACTCCTGATGAACGGGAATAGGAAAGGGTCGCGATTCCTAAACAACGTAAAGAGTATCAGAAGAAAGATTCGCATTCGAAGCTCATGGAAGGTCCTATTGATAAATTGACAATTGACGCTCCTGGTGGGGCTAATGCAGGGTCACTCTTGGGTTACCTTGCTTATGATAAAACAGATGGAAGGGAGGATGATTTTGCATATATGCCTCCTCTCGAGGATGCCTCAGATCATGATAGGTCCTCACCCAAGCAGGGGTTTTTCACTCCCACTTCGGATATTTCAGAACCGGGGATGGTAAAGAATTTACTTGTTGTTATGAAAGCCAAGGGCTCAGAGTCACAACTTGTATTACATTCAGTTACGACTCTTGTtgatcatcatgtggaggtctctTCTCATGTGGTTGTACCATCTTTGTCGTGTCCTACCTATCCTCGGAGGGCTAAATCACCTGGGGATACTAAAGCACCAATTAAGACTCCTATTGATGGTCATCTTCGTCGCGTCATACCTCCCCTCGGAAGGCTTTCTTAGGGATGTTAAAGCACTACTCCCCTATAATGGTACGTTGGTCCtgcaaaatcacttttcctctctttatggtttggaaactacagaTGTAGGAGGTGATTCTCATATTGGTGCTTCAATTATTCTGACTGCCATCGTTGAATTTAATTCTTATCATATCACTGTTGAAAATCATATCGTCTCCAAATTTTGGGTTGATCCTAATGAAATGGAGGAGCATGCCAGTGATACCAGGAAGAAAAGTTTGCGCTAAAAGAAAACCAGAGAGCCCACATAAGGGGCCTGGTAAATCCAAAAAAACTACTAAGACAATTCTCTCTACAATGTCAcaatgaaggtctcttcatttttctaGAATGTTAGAGGACTGGGAAACCACAAAATTATGGAGATGTTGATTAGTTTACTTAAACTACATAAACTCCTCTTGGTTTTTCTTGTTGAACCTACGATGCTCTACACTGATGCTTTCGAtgtccttttcaaatttgttaacatgcatttggtggctacgtctcctattgttaataaagctGCTAAGCTTTAGTGTTTGTTGGTtcctaatcttgtccaaaatttcttggtcaATGATTAGTTTATTTTTGTAACTTGCCTTTTGCATGATAAATGTTTTAGCTTTGCAGGAgtttatggtgctaacacatacttAGTTAGACGACTTTTGTGGAAGGATCATAGTTTCTTCACAGGGCCTAGGTGTATTCTGAGAGATTTTAATGTTATGCTCTCGGCGAATAACTGCAAAgggggtggctcctaatcaggtttcttgtaatgaattccttgattggattaatactaatgatctaTCATGTATGCCTTTTACTAaatcttgttatacttggtaTAATAGAAGGAGAGGGTTGCACATAATTCATACAAGATTGGATAGGGCTTTATATAATGGAGTTTGTCTGGATGAATGggattcttgtacttatcaggttcttgttaaaaattgttttgatcattcccctattcttgctagtcttgctagtaattctttaaggaaggttagcaatttttgtttcttttctatgtggcttcagGACACTTCATGTAtaaagcttattcatgattcttgggctaataagATTGTTGGTTGCCCTATGTTTATTCtacaacataagttaaaaaggttgaaaattgagctctgagactggaataaaaattcttttggtaatgttcacaatgcaATTCTTCTTAAGCAGGGTCTCGTCCTTAGTATTTAACAAAacttagagactgctagtttgtCTAATATTAATGGGCTTCTCtatcaagaaaagattgctaagcAGGAACTTGATTATGCTTTTCACTgtgaatatttgttttggaaagaaatggCTAAGATGTTATGGTTTAAAGATAGGGATCAAAATACTACTTTTTTTCCATGTTgtggtcaaaaggagaaataattttagtgggattcatcgtctacggattgataatgaggttttgaggatcctaaactcattgaggatcatattttgaacttttatacaaatctttatgctgagtctatttctaatgttctggatacaagtaatatggaagattttattggtacttatattcctgagCTAGTTTCCTCtaaggagaatatgatgttgattaaatgtcctaattttttggaaatcaaaatcttgtttttaatcttaatggtaatagtgctcctggtcatattggttttggtggtgttttctatcattcttgttggAAAATTATTAGGACAAATgtttgcaatgttgttcaacagttttttaaacaaaactagtTCTCCTTATAATGAaaagtaatgtggtatctcttatttcCCTGGAAtgattccattaaagattacaggctagttgttgttgctaatttaaaatttaagattatttccaagatactggcagataggcttgcacttgtggctactagaatcatttctcctaatcaatatgggtttgtgcaATGTAGAAAGATTCAAAATTGCATTGGTATTGCAtctgaagctattaacatgatttctaaaaaggttagaggaggtaatgtggcttacaaagttgatattcataaagcctttgacactctgagttggaagttcttattattagttttgacacgctttggttttcacccctcgtttgtcgattggattagtacaattcttcgTTAAactatgctttctatcagaataaaTGGCAATTTTGGtggattttttttccttacaGTAGAGGTGtcagacaaggtgatcctttgtctcctttactttgttgtcttgcagaggaagttcttagtatatatatctctaagcttgtgaatgataagaaaattCTACATATGGCTAATCcgcaaggttatctcactccctctcatattttatatgttgatgacatatttGTTTTTTGTAGGGGGGTAATAAGTCTCTTGGAAATTTGAgtctttttcttaaaacatatggtgatttttctggtcaatatgttaataattctaagagtagttttttcacTATGGATAATTCttcaagatttgtcaccaaaattcaacatattctttcttgtagtcatggttgtttgcctttcaattatttaggagtgcctatctttgttggtgttCCAAATtgtcgatttcttcaacctttggttgataaagtcaaattaaagctagcatcttggaaaggtaaatctcttagcattaTGGGTCGAATTCAGTAGGTCAATACGGTGATTGCTGCATTTCTAGCTTatagctttaatatgtataaatggtctatttcacttcttaagcaagttgagcagtggtgttgaaattttatttggactggtgatattctgaaaaaatcCATAGTTACCATGAATTGGGATACTATTTGTTCTcctcttgagaatggaggtttgaagattattaatattcgtcatgaaaataattcatatctttttaagcttgcttggaactttgcttatagcaacatgCCTTGGTATTTTCTCCTGAaagccagggttcttaaatcaaaatacgagtttagaatggtttatagatcctcatctctttggcctagaattaagtagttttattctactatacttgattatacttcttggattgttggtatgggtacttttattaatttctgaaatgataaatggtgttatactacttctttagcaaatactGCAGGGTTATCTAATGGTGCTAGCATttcggatacagtctctcagtttaggacaggttgtgattggaatattcctttttctttacaacagatgcctcatttttttaatcatatcttggttagggaggaacaggatattcctaattggattctagatgagtctggtcgtttcactcttaaatcggctatgacttttttcttggaaccaagagttccctgtggttggggtaaattcacttggtcttcatctattccgtcttccaaaactctagtactctgaaaagtttttcatgggcggtttcctacagatcagcatattcagaataaaggtttgcatatatgttctatatTTACGCTTTATGAAAAgcacgaggaatctattcagcatttattttttgaatgttctaatgctttgaATATTTATAGTTGGGTTCGgcagatttttcttacttcttatttctctaataaggatgatcttctttcttttataaagagtgatggtagtcctttggttaaattgattaagcttgttgggataacttttttctatttggatgatatggcatatgaggaattatgctagatttcattataagattgatgtttctagggctatttcggtaattaaatatttaacttgtGTAGTGGGAAATTCGCCTagagcttcaatgaagaatgatatgttggatttcaacgtgattaagttttttggtattaatactcgtactggtaaatTATTCGTCCTCTTcttgttagatgggagttcccttcaccaggctgaattaaaattaacactgatggggctgctaggggatatcctggtcttgctacttgtggaggtattttttgtGGGAGTATGAGGGAGTTTATTACTGttttctctgcgtttcttgaagttcagactactATGGTtattgagttttatggagttatacatgttatggaggaagctcaaaagatggggcttactaaagTCTGACTTttatgtgattctgccttggtttgtgttgtgtttactgCTCTAACTAATGTttcgtggatgcttcgtaatcgatggaatacttgttttaattactgtgggaaaaacatatttaaggttactcatatttttcgtgaagggaatgtgtgtgctgataagttggctaatttaggatttatttgtagagaatcatttcattggtataataggcttccagcTAGTCTgttattagaattctttatgaataggtatagtctacctatgtatcgtttttgttaacatatgatttttggtctagtctccccatattttttgtattttctttttttaataatattttttcatgtgatggcagattattgttgttacttgaaatGTCAGTCTatctgagatgtcaagttgcatagtaatacataacatgaaagtttttatataaaaaaaaatattgtctaagactaaaaaaatacttaaacttttattaatggaaaacccataaatctcaagcaattaagctaaaatatacaaaagagttttaaatttcagaattcaagAGTTTTCTATTTAGTTTCTGTTAAACCTTCTTCCTCATTATCAAGGTTTCATAAACTTTTGTCATAGGGTTCTTGTTTCTTGAACTCAAGAGTTGAAATGGTTCACCAAATTTAattcttaactttttttaagaTGTGCATTCTTTTAACAACTTCACGTACATTTAACCAATCATACTTGATTTGTTTGAAAAATTCATGATTGGTTGAAAACGACGAAATACAATAATATTCTCAAAAGTGCCActgaataaaaactaaaaaataacttGTGTTGGGTTAAAAGAAATCATGCCATTTTTTATTCCAAACTTCTTTAACATAAATCGGTTTACTTGAAGTTTTTAGCCAAAATcacttttacaaaattaaatttatcctAAACCAAGTTTTCAAATGTTCAACCAAACACACTGTAACAGTGTCAttataactatttatttatttttttgaaatggaAAGGAGTTACTGCATCACATAAAGAGACAGTGCACAAACGTAGTGTGTCAATAACCTAAGTAATTGCTATCTCCTGGGAAGCATGGGACAGGATATTGGCTCTTGATGATATACCATGATGTTGTGTGGTAGTGATTCTTTTATAGCATTTGGATGACACATTTTGACTTTCTGACACATCTAGCACTGACATTGAAGAACAATCAACATTGTTTTCCTCCTTCTTTAGCTTTCCTTCTTCTGCCATAACTCTTAAAAACACTTCCAATGCCTTGCACATCCAATCATATCGGCTCAGTCTGAATGCTTCTTTTATGTTTAcctaaaaaagaaaacatattcACCTTACCTTAACCAAAGATGTTCTTTGCttctaaaaataaatctgtttttaaCCCTTAATATCTCAAACATGAGTTTTCTGTTCTTAAATGTGTTTCCAAGTATGCTATGTAATGTCACTACAGTCAAGTTTAAATATCTATATCATGGTACTTCTATGATGTTGTGATTAATGTAATTCTTTTCAGAATTTATTCAGAGCAATTGATTTCTACATTCTAGCAACGTATTTCCATTTATACTATGTTTCATGTAATGTCTACAAGTACAAGTTCCACTGTACATGTTTGAATCTTGTACTTGGTACTTTTATATATGATGTTGTGATTTATgtatttgctttaagaatttaTACAGAACACTTACCCATTGCCGATTATGGTCTTTTTGCTCTGGCCAGGTCTCAAGTTCTTCAGTCACCTCTAAGGAAAACATGTACCCTCTACACCATCCTTCCTGGCTACATGAATCCTTGCTGCTTTTGCTTCTGAATTCCCATCTCCCCAAGGGAGTTTCCTGAAAATGAATGTCCACCCTTTAGCCAATGAAGATTTCTCAAATTTGGTATCACATAGATCATATGAATGAGAAATAGCATAGTCATAATCACAGAAGAGGATGAGAAAATGGAATAATCATCTTCATTTTGTCAGTTATTTTTAGTGTCACAATAAAAGGTGGTGGTAATGTGAAGTTCAACAATGTTGATCCTTTTTGGCATTGCAGAAGGTTTTGCTTAGTTGACTTCAATTGGAACCATATTTATGCAGAACTGGGAAAAAGGGCAGCTTTAGCAGGATAAACTGTGTACACTAAGTTTGATCATATTATGGTGTTTTTATTGAGAAGATTCATAACTAAATACCAAATCTTCCCCCATACACAGTGTAATACCAAATGCTTATAGAAATGAGAGGAGGTTTATGTGTCATGTTTATGGACTATGACATAGTATATATACTAATATTCACTGTTAAACAAAACGTATTATATCATTCAAATTCAAGCTTAAACATTTCAATGATGAATATCataaatatatacttaaataAACTTACTCTTACAATCCCTTTAACTCCTGCTTCCTCTAGGGCTTCACGGCATGCAGCTTCTGTAACAGTTTCATCATCCTCCCATCCTCCCTGGAAAGAGAACAAAGTGACACTTCACAAAGAGTTTCATGCTGATGAAGTTTTTATTGGTTGAAAGAAGACAATATCAAGTACCTTTGGAAACACAAGGTCATCACGTTTTGGTGAAGAAATCATAAGTACTTCTATCATCCCCTCGGTATCTTCATTTTGATCTCCTTTTCCCTTTTTCCATCTGTAGGGAATACATCTGTTGCAATGCATCAGTAAGAAATTTAATTCTAACTGTTGGTAAGATGTTGTTGCAAGTCTCATCAAATATTTCTCCTCGCCACTTTTCTAGCAAGTTATATATATGCTTGGAAGCGCTTGAACTACCAAAAATCAAAATCTGTTTCCCTTTTGATACTTCTAAATGGAACTACTGTAAGTTCTGTCTGAATGCTCATGATCTGTCAGCACTATATGATTTATCTGTTCTTTGAACAAAGATTAACCCAGGTTGGGATCTCTTGTAGCATAGATTTTTCTCGTTCAAAAATCACTGTTTTGATAACTTTATCaacaaatatttcttttattggATTACTCTATATACTATGATAGTTATGACATTTGTAGGGTATTTTTCAATCAAATTCGTAACTAAAACTACCCAAAtagaaaaattatgtaaaaaccTTCAAAACCTACTtgtaaaataaacatattattttttttaaaaaaaaattcttgacATATTAGATTCACCTGTCATTATAcgaagaaaatattattaaaaagaataaaaattagtATGGAAGATTAGTTAAACAATACTCGTACATGTGAAGAAAAGAATCAAATTACATTgggaaaaaataaacatattcttATATACTACTTCTTAAACTTATTATTAATCTTTGATAATTGGATTGTAAATAAGATTGGTTAAAAATTTAAGTAAATTTTAGTGTATAAATGAGATTGATGGACTAAGTTTTAGATTGTAAATGTGTCTTTTTTTACTTATGATAGTGAATCTCTTCAATctaaaaattcaatttgaagTCTAAATGAAATCAAGTTGTAAAACTAGAGTTAGAGCAATTATCACACTAGTTTATCTTTATCTGTGCTGAGTCACTGTGAGATTCTCAAAAAGATGAGGGCATGTTGTCTCATTATTTCTCCAAGGTTCCATGTTAAGCCTCAACAGAAGTTTGCAGAAGCATTTACATGTGAGCTAGGTGGAAGTTTCTATGGGAGATATATTGAATGAGTAGATCGAGAATCTATAATAGCTGATAGTTTTATCGTTTTATATAACAGCCAAAATTGATCACGCTATTAGATTTTATATTTGTTCGGGTCAAACTCAATGATATAGTTGAATATTTTAATGTCAGCATGATAAGAcaagtaataaataataaaaccattttttcaaaattcattaaaaatatatgtgTTCTTGATTTCGATTTCATTAACTAGGAGCGCAGAAAAAAGAAGGGAAATTATGTATTTTGGAGCCACATAGAATAATTAAgggttgaatattttttatcttctaCAAATGTGATGATGTTTTATACTAATACTTATAAAATTTGTAGAGTGAATTACACTTACAttgcattatttttttttaattatacttacgccttaaatttttttaaattctattctaatcttcttttttctttttttttttaaacgttACACTAACACTCCTTTTTATATTGATAAAATCTCATGGCTATAGATATCATACACTCAAgaaaatttattgatttataatatttatatttaacaaaatagcataagaataaaaaatgtttatcaaaaaaatattaatttgataaataaattactagaattatattaactttgttatttttataataattatattaaaattcataaattagaaatattttatttttacatactCTGTTTTGTACTTTTATAAGCTTGACGTTTTATAAATAGCAAAAAGACTAGCTTAATGCAATTAATGGTAAAAATTATTTACCTTTTATAAATTATACTATGTTTTGGGACATATAATGTTGAGACATGATcttgagaaaaaaatttcattatcCGTT
This region includes:
- the LOC137837242 gene encoding nudix hydrolase 12, mitochondrial-like isoform X2: MSFVTARTGRQRQRYEDNMRLVSGWKKGKGDQNEDTEGMIEVLMISSPKRDDLVFPKGGWEDDETVTEAACREALEEAGVKGIVRETPLGRWEFRSKSSKDSCSQEGWCRGYMFSLEVTEELETWPEQKDHNRQWVNIKEAFRLSRYDWMCKALEVFLRVMAEEGKLKKEENNVDCSSMSVLDVSESQNVSSKCYKRITTTQHHGISSRANILSHASQEIAIT
- the LOC137837242 gene encoding nudix hydrolase 13, mitochondrial-like isoform X1, encoding MSFVTARTGRQRQRYEDNMRLVSGCIPYRWKKGKGDQNEDTEGMIEVLMISSPKRDDLVFPKGGWEDDETVTEAACREALEEAGVKGIVRETPLGRWEFRSKSSKDSCSQEGWCRGYMFSLEVTEELETWPEQKDHNRQWVNIKEAFRLSRYDWMCKALEVFLRVMAEEGKLKKEENNVDCSSMSVLDVSESQNVSSKCYKRITTTQHHGISSRANILSHASQEIAIT